The following DNA comes from Candidatus Methylacidiphilum fumarolicum.
CCTATGAAAACCTCGGTCATTATTCTCTGGCGATCGAAGCGTATAAAAAAGCGATCGATCTTAAAAAAGACTTTGCAAAGGCATGGTGTAATCTTGGAACTTGTTATGTCTTTTTAGGGCAGTATGCAAAGGCAACTGAAGCTTTCAAGCATGCCTTAGCAGACCAGCCAAATCTAGCAAAGGCATGGTCCAATTTAGGGGCGTGCTATATTCAACTAGGCCAGTATTCCCAGGCAATCAAAGCTTTAAAAAAAGCAATCAGCCTTAAACCAGATCTTGCTGAATCCTGGTGTAATCTTGGAATCGCTTATGGAGAAAGGAAAGACTATCATAAAGCCATGGAATCTTTACGCAAAGCTGTTGAGCTTAGACCCAATTATATGGAAGCCTGGTGGAACTTAGCAAAAATTTATGAAAAAACTAAGAACTTGGTAGAAAAAGTGAAAGCTGAACAGAAAATCAAAGAAATAGCGCATCAAAAGTCAAAATAACAAAAAACCTTTTTAATACTTGAACAAGATTGAGTGATAAGATTAACTACAATTACTTTTTTGTTTTCCTAGAACGATGTTTGGTCTTCTGAATTTTTTTCTCTTTTTTTTCCGTTCCATAAACGACTTCTTTGATTTCTCCAATAGTGACTTTACCAGCAGGCACATGTTGCCCTTCAACTAGTTCTTGCCCACCTTGAATTGGCAAGATCGTCAGTCGATACCCTTTTGGTGTCTTTACAACTACCGCTAAAGCAGCGCTAGGAATAAGGATCAGTAGAAAAAAAGTCAAAAACAGGACTTTGTAGTTCACTTATCCATAAAATATAGTGATTAATATTGTAAATACTAGATCCAATTTTTTTTTAATCGGATTGTGTCTCTAAAATTTATAGACTGTATTACCGAATAACCTCTGACTGAAGGCTGCAAGCAAGGGGCGCTTCGCATCAGATAGAAAGAAAAGGTCCTTTTTTGAGAATGTGGCTATAGACTTTGTTATCGTCTGATCGAATGCCATTCTAGGGAGGAAATCAATGTTTAATCACTCATTGAAAAGCTTACATTTCATCTGATGCAGGATAGGTCACTATCCCATTTTTTATCTGAGACCATGGAGTCAGTTGATGTTTTATTTCCTTTCCTTTTGGCAAGATGTGAACAACTTCTACTCCACGGAGCAGTAGAGCATCTGCAATGAGAGAACGGTGGCAGCGCCATGGGAGGGTTTCTGCGCACATAAGAGCTGCGCTTTTTTCTTTTCCTATTTCAATGATTTTATCAAGAGCGGCTGCAAAATTTGCAGTAGCCATGTAATCAGCAAATCCTCTGAAACTCTCGTTTTTCCAACCTTTATTAGGAGAATCTTTTTTCGGATGTCTCAATCCCCCAGCCTCTGGGAGATGAATATATAGAATGCTTTCTTTAGAAAGTGCCTCTGCAATAGTTTCTTTATTAAATTGGGGATTATGACGAGACCGAGGAATTGATCGGACATCAATCAACGCCTCTACATTCGCTTCTTTGAGCATGGAAATCAACTCCTCTAAAGATTTTGTGCCATGCCCAATACTTTTAATAATCATCTTTATTAAAAATAGCCAAAATATTCTTTAACAGAAGGAAAGTGGTTAGATAACAGGCAGTTTTTTTTGCTGTTGTACCTGTCTATTGCTAGAGAATCTTTAGTAGAAACCTAGAGAAAGACAAACCATAAGTATTTAGTTGCCAAGGGATGACACAGGAAATGGCACAAGTTTTCTTTGGGAAAAACCAATAGCTTTTGAGACATGCCTAGCATAACGCATGCCATTCAGTAGAATAGACGGGAAGGAGAATACTGGGGGAATATCTCAAAGAGTTTGCTCTGCTCCTATAGCCAGCTTAAAGTAAGGCCAAGCACCTCTGGTGTTTGAAAAAAACAGCCTTTTAAATTTCTTGAAAAAAATCGACCTCAACCCTTTTTACATTTATTCTTATGGAAGGATTCCATCCATCCAAAAACAACAGGAAGGACTTTGTACTAAATAGTCAATATAATGGGCATAGGACTTGCTTCATTGAAGAAGCTCCTTCATTAAGAAAAACGAAGATAGCAAGAAAAAGGGAAAAAATGGAATTTTTAAAAGAATCTCTCCTTCCTCTGTCCCTAAACGCAGCAATAGGAGAAGCAAGCCGCTGCCTTTATTGCTGGAATCCTCCTTGCGTAAATGCCTGTCCAACGGGCATTGAAATTCCTAAGTTTGTCAAGCGCATTGAAACGGGAGATATTAGAGGTGCTGCCGAAGTTATTTTAAAAGCCAATTTTCTTGGTGGGACCTGTGGCAGAGTCTGTCCAGTAGAAGAGCTCTGTGAAGGTGCTTGTGTATTAACCAAATTAAAAAAACCCTCTGTTTCTATTGGCAGGCTTCAACGTTTTGCCATTGACTATTTCTGGGCTATGCAGAAGCTTCCTTCACAATGGCACATTCAGACTCAGAAAAAGAAAAAGGTTGCCATCGTAGGATCTGGACCGGCGGGGCTAAGCTGTGCAGCTACTTTAGCTCAGTTGGGAATAGAAGCAGTCATACTTGAAAAAAATCGACTCCCAGGAGGACTTTCCACCTACGTTATCCCTTCTTTTCGCGAGCCAATCGAGGTTTCGCTCAAAGAAGTCGAAGAAGTCAAAAAACTTGGAGTGACAATACACACAGAAAAGGAGCTTGGAAAAGACTTTTCCTTAGAAGAGCTTAGAACTGCTTACGATGCCGTATTCTTAGCCATTGGCTTAGGTCAGAGCCCACAGCTCCAGATCCCTGGAGAAGCATACATTCTGGACAGCCTAGAGTTTCTCTCTAGAACAAAATTAGAGCCTTGGTCTTTGCCTGATGCCAACAATATTGTGATCATTGGCCTTGGTAATACTGCCATTGATTGCGCTCTAGTAGCAAAGAAGATAGCTAAGGAAAAGGTCAGCATTCTTTATAGAAAAAGGTTTGAAGAGTCTCGAGCTTATCCAAAAGAAATAGAAAAAGTGCTCAAAGAAGCCGTTCCCATTCAATCTTTGGCCATAGTGAAAGAGGCAATTGTAAAAGAAAACAAATTAGTTGGACTAAAATGCCAACGTGTCAATCCCCACAGCAGCCTGCATTCAGTAGAAAAAAAAGAACAAAATGGAATAGAATTTTTTTTACCCGCTGAATTGGTCATTCGAGCAAGCGGTCAACAAAAGCCCTTATGGATCAAGACAATGGCCATTGAACTTGACAATGGTTTTATTAAGGTCAATGAAAAATATGAAACTTCCGTTCCTAGGGTATATGCTGGAGGGGATTGCATACGGAAAAAAGGAATGTTTTCGACCGTCCATGCTGTTGAAGATGGGAAAAAAGCCGCTTTCTCTATTGCTGCCTCTTTTCCCTAAAGAACCGATCGATTGGGTTACTTATGATTGAATTATCTATAGAATTTGCTGGAATCCGTTCCATAAATCCGTTTTGGCTTGCATCTGGTCCCCCAACTAACTCAGCAGCTCAAGTAAACGCTGCTTTTGAAGCGGGTTTTGGAGGAGCCGTCTGGAAAACCATTGGCACAGCCGTAGAAAATGTATCCAGTCGCTATAGTTCCTATAAAAAATGGGACCGAATTTTAGGTTTAAATAATCTTGAACTTATTTCTGACCGTCCCCTCGAGCTGAATCTCAAAGAAATCCAGGAAATTAAAAAAAGATGGCCCGATCGAGCAGTAATCGTATCGATAATGGAGGAATACGATCGAAAAAAGTGGGAAGAACTAGTAAAAAAGGTCGAAGCCAGCGGAGCCGATGGGATCGAACTTAATTTTGGCTGCCCTCATGGAATGCCAGAAAGAGGCACAGGCAGTAAAATTGGACAAGACCCAACCCTCTGTAGGGAAGTGACCTCTTGGGTAAAAAGAGGGACACGTTTACCCCTGATTGTTAAGCTTACTCCCAATGTGACAGATATTACGCAGACAGCCAAAGCCGCAATGGAAGGGGGAGCTTCTGCCTTAAGCCTCATCAACACAATACAAGCCATCACAGGCGTGGACCTTGAAACCTTTGAAGTCCTACCAAGTATTGGTGGGAAAAGCAGTTATGGGGGCTATTCTGGAGAAGCTATCAAACCTATTGCGCTTGGTCTAACTGCTAAGGTAGCCTCCATGGAAATGGTCCAAGAGAAACAAGTTCCAATTTCTGCTATGGGCGGTATCTCCACCTGGAGAGACAGCGTTGAATTTCTGTTGCTTGGGGCTTCTTCTGTTCAACTTTGTTCAGCTGTGATGCTGAATGGATTTAGGATCATTGATGATCTACTTTCTGGACTCAAACATTGGATGCAAGCAAAAGGTTTTAGGTCCATTGCTGATTTTAGGGGCAAATCCCTTTCTCACATTGTTCCCTTTCGCAAGCTAGAGCCAACATTCAAACAGATCGCTCAAATCGATCCACAAAAATGCATTCATTGTTTTCTTTGCTATATAGTTTGCCGGGACGCAGCCCATCGCTGCATTGATCTTACTGATGGCAAAGAACTTTACACTATGATTCCTCCCTCTGGGAAGCATGAGTGGATATTCCCAAAGGTTAGAATAGAGGACTGTGTGGGCTGTTCGCTCTGCCAACATGTTTGCCCTGTCGATTCCTGTATAGAAATGATAACAATGGAGGCACAAAAACTAGAGGTGCGCCCAGGCATCCGAAAACAATCATTAGAGACAATAGGAAAGAAGGCGACCGGAGAAGTTCTTTATGGATGTAGTGATTAAAAATGGCATTTTGGTTAATGCAGATGGAAAAACGGAAATGGACATAGGGATAGAAGCGGAGAAAATCGTTGCGTTAGGGAAAAATCTTTCTGGACGAAAAACCATTGATGCGAACGGAAAATATCTGATTCCTGGAGGAATAGACGTTCACACCCATCTTGAAACGGTTTTTGGGGGTAACCAAACCGCCGACGATTTCCTCTCCGGCCATCTTGGAGCAATTGCTGGAGGAACAACTTCCCACATTAATTTTTGTTTTCCAAATCCTGGCCAAAGTCTCCATGCCACTCTAGCCAATTGGCAACAGAAAGTCCGTTCGAAATCCCTTATTGATTATGGATTTCATTTGGTGATTCGTGAAGAAAGCCATTTAGAAGAATTACCAATGCTTCTTGAGAAAGGAGTAAGTAGCATCAAATGTTTCCTTGCCTATAAAGATACCCTGCAAATCGATGAAGAGCTATTTTTTAAAACAGTTGAAAAAGCGAAGGAACATGGTCTTTTGACCATGGTGCATGCTGAAAATGGGAACATCATTGATTACCTTATTAAGAAGGCCCTTGCCAACCAGTTAATCTCTCCGATATTTCATGCTCGGACCAGGCCTCCTGAATTAGAATCTCAATCCATCCACTTTGCCGCTTCGGTTGCTTCTATGCTCAATGCGCCCTTATACATTGTTCATGTAAGCTCGATAAAGGGACTCGAGGAAATCCGAAGGGCCAAAGAGAGAGGGACCGATCTATGGGCTGAAACTTGCCCTCAATACCTCTTCTTTACCGAGGCAGATTTAGAAAGAAAGGGACATACACCCGGCTTAGAACATTTCGAAGGAGCTAAATGGATATGCTCTCCCCCATTGAGGAAACAAGAGGATCAAATGGCTCTATGGGAGGGACTTCGATTGGGTCTAATCGATGTGGTTTCGACGGATCACTGTTCGTTTCATTTCTCATCCCAGAAGACACGAGGCCTATCCGATTTTTCAAAAATCCCCAATGGCGTTCCGGGCATAGAAGAAAGAATGGCTTTATTATTTCATTATGGCTGTAATCAAAGGAACCTCCCAATGGAAAGATTCGTAAGCCTTACGGCTGAGATTCCTGCCTTTCTTTTTGGTTTAGAGGGACAAAAAGGAAGGCTAGCTGAAGGATATGATGCTGACATTGTCTTATGGAATCCAAACAAAAGACAAATCCTCTCTGTGGATTCCCATCACATTCAGCTAGATTATAATCTCTATGAAGGCTTTACAATTGAAGGTGGAGCAGAAATGGTCATGCTCAGAGGCAAAATTATTTATGCAAACGGCCAATTTTCCGTCGAACAAGGAAATGGCAAATATCTTTTCCGATCTTCCTATAAGCATTCTTTAAACCATGATGCTAAATCCTAAAAGAACCATTGCTGAACTTTTAGAATTAAAAGCACTGACCGACAATGGATTAGGGGCTCAAAGGGTGGCTTTTAGTGCCGGTTGGCAAAAGGCTAGAAAATGGTTTCTCAACAAAGTCCAAGAGTTTCCCTTTAAAACTGAAATGGACACCGCCGGAAATCTATGGGCAAAAATTCAGGGACAAAGGCCAGAAGAACTTTGGATTGGAGGACATTTAGATTCTGTTCCCTCTGGAGGATGGCTCGATGGAGTTTTTGATTTGCTGGCCGGGCTAGAAGTCCTAAGAACCTATACTTCGGTCAAGCCTCCAATTACGCTTTGTTTAGTAGATTGGGCAGACGAAGAAGGGAGTCGATTTGGCAGAAGCCTGTTTGGTTCCAGTGCTGTCTCAGGCAGTTTAAAAAAAGAAGAAATCTTTTCACTAAAAGATGCCTCTGGCCTTTCGCTTGCTGAGGTCTTAGAGGCTAACGGGTTATCAGCCAACAAAGTGGGGGAAGCGGCTAAGCTTAAAAACAAGGCCGTAGCGTATCTGGAAGTGCATATCGAACAGGGTCCCATCTTAGAAAAGTTGTCTGTACCACTTGGAGCTGTCCTTGGGACCGCAGGGGTAGAACGACACAGACTCGTTTTTAGGGGTAAAACAAATCATAGTGGTTCGACCCCAATGTGGCTTAGAAAAGATGCTTTTGTAGGGGCAGCTCGCCTGGTCTATTTTTTACGCTCCGTTGCGAATCGATATCAAGGAGTTGCAACGGCTGGCTGTTGTGAACTCGAACCTGGGATTCCAACTGCCATTCCAGGCGTTTGCCGACTGACCATAGAGGAACGCAACCTAGATAAAACGAACTTAGAGAAAATGTGGGAAGAGACGGTTAAAGAAGCTCAAAAGATTGCTTATGAAGAAAATCTGGAGCTTGAGGCAGAACCGCTTCTTAGGATAGAACCCGTTAGGTTTCATCCTCAACTTGTGGAGCTTTGCAAAGAATCGATTCTCGAGGTTTGTTCAAAAGTACACTCGCTAGGATCAGGCCCCCTTCATGATGCTTCTGAAATTGCCAAAGCCGGGATTCCTACTGCGATGATGTTCGTGCAGAGTAAAGAGGGCATATCTCATAGTCCTAAAGAAGACTCAGTAATAGAACATTTAGAAATGGCCGTCGTTGCTTTCGAAAAGTGGGTGAAAAAAACAATCCATTGGCTGCTTAGTAAGCTACCAGAAAAAGCATGAACTACTCCATCCAAGCCTGAGGGCTCTGGGATGGAGTTTCGCGCTTCCCTGCGGGCAGTTTCACCGGAGTATGCTCGGCTCGCGGACTTCCAGCCCGCAGCGAGGTTCCATCCGGCCAGAGCTTCCCGCTCCACGCATGGATCGGTTCCCGTCCATTCCTTTCCGCATACAACGACCTTCGGCCCCGGAAAGGCGAAGCCGTGATCCTTCTCCCATTTCGCCAAGCCCCAGTCGAGAAGCCCGAGCGCCGAGTTCTCGTCCCGATGGCAGGACGCTCCGCATGCGCACTCATGCCACCGGTCGCCGAGGGTCTTTTTCACGACGCCGCCGCATCGGTGGCATCTCTGGCTTGGCTTCAACGTCCTCGCCTGTGCTTCCAGCTATCCGATACCAGCCTCTTCCGCTTTGTATCCGACCATCGCCCCGAAAGCTCCGAACGATGCGTCCAACATCTCTCGATTCAGCCCGGCTTTTTGCCGCACACGTTTCCCGGGCTTTTTCCGGCTGCCCCGGGCCGAAGCCGTCATCCTTTTCGGCTCCAGCTCCTCCGTGATCAACAGTCCGCTGCGTCTCACCATCGCGGCGCTCTGCTTGTGCAGGAAATCCTTCCTGACGTTCGCCACCTTGGTGTGCATCCGGGCGAGCAGCTCGTACTGCTTGCGCAACCTCTTGGAAATGCGAAATCCCTTCCGTTTCCCCTGCTTGCGGATCGCCGCCTCCATCTTGCGGGAGATCGTCCGCCCGAGCTTCCTGAGCTTCTTAAGCGCCTTGCGCAGATGGCGCGGATTGGCGACCTCGGAAACGTCCGGCTCG
Coding sequences within:
- a CDS encoding zinc ribbon domain-containing protein; this translates as MKPSQRCHRCGGVVKKTLGDRWHECACGASCHRDENSALGLLDWGLAKWEKDHGFAFPGPKVVVCGKEWTGTDPCVEREALAGWNLAAGWKSASRAYSGETARREARNSIPEPSGLDGVVHAFSGSLLSSQWIVFFTHFSKATTAISKCSITESSLGL
- a CDS encoding Zn-dependent hydrolase yields the protein MMLNPKRTIAELLELKALTDNGLGAQRVAFSAGWQKARKWFLNKVQEFPFKTEMDTAGNLWAKIQGQRPEELWIGGHLDSVPSGGWLDGVFDLLAGLEVLRTYTSVKPPITLCLVDWADEEGSRFGRSLFGSSAVSGSLKKEEIFSLKDASGLSLAEVLEANGLSANKVGEAAKLKNKAVAYLEVHIEQGPILEKLSVPLGAVLGTAGVERHRLVFRGKTNHSGSTPMWLRKDAFVGAARLVYFLRSVANRYQGVATAGCCELEPGIPTAIPGVCRLTIEERNLDKTNLEKMWEETVKEAQKIAYEENLELEAEPLLRIEPVRFHPQLVELCKESILEVCSKVHSLGSGPLHDASEIAKAGIPTAMMFVQSKEGISHSPKEDSVIEHLEMAVVAFEKWVKKTIHWLLSKLPEKA
- the hydA gene encoding dihydropyrimidinase, whose protein sequence is MDVVIKNGILVNADGKTEMDIGIEAEKIVALGKNLSGRKTIDANGKYLIPGGIDVHTHLETVFGGNQTADDFLSGHLGAIAGGTTSHINFCFPNPGQSLHATLANWQQKVRSKSLIDYGFHLVIREESHLEELPMLLEKGVSSIKCFLAYKDTLQIDEELFFKTVEKAKEHGLLTMVHAENGNIIDYLIKKALANQLISPIFHARTRPPELESQSIHFAASVASMLNAPLYIVHVSSIKGLEEIRRAKERGTDLWAETCPQYLFFTEADLERKGHTPGLEHFEGAKWICSPPLRKQEDQMALWEGLRLGLIDVVSTDHCSFHFSSQKTRGLSDFSKIPNGVPGIEERMALLFHYGCNQRNLPMERFVSLTAEIPAFLFGLEGQKGRLAEGYDADIVLWNPNKRQILSVDSHHIQLDYNLYEGFTIEGGAEMVMLRGKIIYANGQFSVEQGNGKYLFRSSYKHSLNHDAKS
- a CDS encoding tetratricopeptide repeat protein, translated to MKLFLTRYYLWLLFFFSILEESPAKNQKALQESYSQQANGNTASISFSQSKLRQSDRPLIIKDKAFQEDQLHFFTKAIQLEQSKDWKGLVVFSKKWIATFPSEAAAYFFLGIAYENLGHYSLAIEAYKKAIDLKKDFAKAWCNLGTCYVFLGQYAKATEAFKHALADQPNLAKAWSNLGACYIQLGQYSQAIKALKKAISLKPDLAESWCNLGIAYGERKDYHKAMESLRKAVELRPNYMEAWWNLAKIYEKTKNLVEKVKAEQKIKEIAHQKSK
- a CDS encoding DUF488 domain-containing protein is translated as MIIKSIGHGTKSLEELISMLKEANVEALIDVRSIPRSRHNPQFNKETIAEALSKESILYIHLPEAGGLRHPKKDSPNKGWKNESFRGFADYMATANFAAALDKIIEIGKEKSAALMCAETLPWRCHRSLIADALLLRGVEVVHILPKGKEIKHQLTPWSQIKNGIVTYPASDEM
- a CDS encoding RNA-guided endonuclease InsQ/TnpB family protein, which encodes MNAQSAQVTLKRLDLAFQAFFRRVRQGENPGFPRFKQAGRFSGFGFKQHEGDWRLLARERSAHLKLRFSGIGEIPIRGKARTPGEPRTCEIFLSGGRWHASVTMRCRPAREHGCGAEAFDLGTERFLTSARLEPGKSEPDVSEVANPRHLRKALKKLRKLGRTISRKMEAAIRKQGKRKGFRISKRLRKQYELLARMHTKVANVRKDFLHKQSAAMVRRSGLLITEELEPKRMTASARGSRKKPGKRVRQKAGLNREMLDASFGAFGAMVGYKAEEAGIG
- the preA gene encoding NAD-dependent dihydropyrimidine dehydrogenase subunit PreA; this encodes MIELSIEFAGIRSINPFWLASGPPTNSAAQVNAAFEAGFGGAVWKTIGTAVENVSSRYSSYKKWDRILGLNNLELISDRPLELNLKEIQEIKKRWPDRAVIVSIMEEYDRKKWEELVKKVEASGADGIELNFGCPHGMPERGTGSKIGQDPTLCREVTSWVKRGTRLPLIVKLTPNVTDITQTAKAAMEGGASALSLINTIQAITGVDLETFEVLPSIGGKSSYGGYSGEAIKPIALGLTAKVASMEMVQEKQVPISAMGGISTWRDSVEFLLLGASSVQLCSAVMLNGFRIIDDLLSGLKHWMQAKGFRSIADFRGKSLSHIVPFRKLEPTFKQIAQIDPQKCIHCFLCYIVCRDAAHRCIDLTDGKELYTMIPPSGKHEWIFPKVRIEDCVGCSLCQHVCPVDSCIEMITMEAQKLEVRPGIRKQSLETIGKKATGEVLYGCSD
- a CDS encoding FAD-dependent oxidoreductase, with amino-acid sequence MEGFHPSKNNRKDFVLNSQYNGHRTCFIEEAPSLRKTKIARKREKMEFLKESLLPLSLNAAIGEASRCLYCWNPPCVNACPTGIEIPKFVKRIETGDIRGAAEVILKANFLGGTCGRVCPVEELCEGACVLTKLKKPSVSIGRLQRFAIDYFWAMQKLPSQWHIQTQKKKKVAIVGSGPAGLSCAATLAQLGIEAVILEKNRLPGGLSTYVIPSFREPIEVSLKEVEEVKKLGVTIHTEKELGKDFSLEELRTAYDAVFLAIGLGQSPQLQIPGEAYILDSLEFLSRTKLEPWSLPDANNIVIIGLGNTAIDCALVAKKIAKEKVSILYRKRFEESRAYPKEIEKVLKEAVPIQSLAIVKEAIVKENKLVGLKCQRVNPHSSLHSVEKKEQNGIEFFLPAELVIRASGQQKPLWIKTMAIELDNGFIKVNEKYETSVPRVYAGGDCIRKKGMFSTVHAVEDGKKAAFSIAASFP